In Pseudomonas asiatica, the following are encoded in one genomic region:
- a CDS encoding peptidylprolyl isomerase, whose amino-acid sequence MSKVKLSTNHGDIVLQLDAEKAPLTTENFVQYVKDGHYNGTVFHRVIKGFMIQGGGFEPGMSQKKTRASIQNEADNGLKNKKYSIAMARTMEPHSASAQFFINSSDNDFLNHSGKNVQGWGYAVFGEVIEGREIVDAIEKVATGSKAGHQDVPKDDVIIEKAEIVE is encoded by the coding sequence ATGTCCAAAGTCAAACTGAGCACCAACCACGGCGACATCGTCCTGCAACTGGACGCCGAGAAAGCGCCGCTGACTACCGAAAACTTCGTTCAGTACGTCAAGGACGGCCACTACAATGGCACCGTGTTCCACCGCGTGATCAAGGGCTTCATGATCCAGGGCGGCGGCTTCGAGCCTGGCATGAGCCAGAAGAAGACCCGCGCCAGCATCCAGAACGAAGCCGACAACGGCCTGAAGAACAAGAAGTACAGCATCGCCATGGCCCGTACCATGGAGCCGCACTCCGCCTCGGCGCAGTTCTTCATCAACTCGTCCGACAACGACTTCCTCAACCACAGCGGCAAGAACGTTCAGGGCTGGGGCTACGCGGTATTCGGCGAAGTGATCGAAGGCCGTGAAATCGTCGACGCCATCGAAAAGGTCGCCACCGGTTCCAAGGCTGGCCACCAGGACGTGCCGAAGGACGACGTGATCATCGAGAAAGCCGAGATCGTTGAGTGA
- a CDS encoding UDP-2,3-diacylglucosamine diphosphatase has product MILLISDLHLQEERPDITRAFLDLLDGRARHAKALYILGDFFEAWIGDDAMTPFQQSVCQAMRRLSDSGTAIYLMHGNRDFLIGQAFCDAAGCTLLHDPSVIELGGEQVLLMHGDTLCTRDLAYMKMRRLLRNPLSLWVLRHLPLSARYKLARKLRSESRSQTRMKSTEIVDVTPEEVPKVMAAHGVRTLVHGHTHRPAIHKLVVDGQPARRIVLGDWDRRGWALQVDEQGFQLAPFEFS; this is encoded by the coding sequence GTGATCCTGCTGATCTCCGATCTGCACTTGCAAGAAGAACGCCCGGACATTACCCGGGCGTTTCTTGATCTGCTCGATGGCCGTGCCCGCCACGCCAAGGCGTTGTACATCCTTGGCGACTTTTTCGAAGCCTGGATCGGCGACGATGCCATGACGCCCTTCCAGCAGTCGGTCTGCCAGGCCATGCGTCGGCTGAGCGACAGCGGCACGGCCATCTACCTGATGCATGGCAACCGTGATTTCCTGATCGGCCAAGCCTTCTGCGACGCTGCGGGCTGCACGTTGCTGCACGACCCCAGCGTGATCGAGCTGGGTGGCGAGCAGGTGCTGCTGATGCATGGCGATACCTTGTGCACCCGCGACCTGGCCTACATGAAAATGCGCCGCTTGCTGCGCAACCCGCTGAGCCTGTGGGTGTTGCGGCACCTGCCGCTGTCGGCCCGCTACAAGCTGGCACGCAAGCTACGCAGCGAAAGCCGCTCGCAAACGCGGATGAAGTCCACCGAGATCGTCGATGTCACGCCAGAGGAAGTGCCGAAGGTAATGGCGGCGCATGGTGTACGTACCTTGGTGCATGGGCATACCCATCGGCCGGCGATACACAAGCTGGTGGTCGACGGGCAACCGGCACGGCGTATCGTGCTGGGCGACTGGGACCGCCGAGGCTGGGCCTTGCAGGTTGACGAGCAAGGCTTTCAGCTGGCGCCGTTCGAGTTTTCCTGA
- the pvdQ gene encoding bifunctional acylase PvdQ, which yields MFPLSRPMTCAGLAAALVAFSVGAVPVQSAAADTSAQIRRTTYGVPHIVAKDERGLGYGIGYAYAQDNLCLLANEVLTVSGERSRYFGAKGKTLEQRDNLASDVFFTWLNTPAAVDAFLQAQPAPVRALLAGYASGFNRALAERRSQGLPAECGTGEWLRPISSEDLVRLTRRLLAEGGVGQFVEALAGAQPPTQASQPAPAGFAAALARQQRFATERGSNAVAVGARRSANGRGLLLANPHFPWMGGMRFYQMQLTIPGQLDVMGAALPGLPVVNIGFNQHLAWTHTVDTSNHFTLYRLQLDPKDPTRYLLDGKSLPLARQTVSVAVKAEDGSLSQVQRQVYSSQFGPVVQWPGRLDWDAHAAYSLRDANLENTRVLQQWYQINRADSLATLKGSIEQLQGIPWVNTLAVDPAGKALYLNQSVVPYVDQQLLSACSNPQAQGRLVVLDGSRSACQWKVDAQAAQPGIFPARLLPSLEREDFVQNSNDPAWMANPAQPLTGYSPLVSRSDQPLGMRGRFALQRLQGTARLGADDLQRMVTDDEVYLASLLLPDLLQWCKGAEADVRAVCSSLAAWNGKADLDSGIGLIHFQNLYDALAEHPQSWRVAFDPADPQHTPRGLAVEQAAVRKLLHQAALASLEQVRDSGMAGEVRWGQVQQAGDGTPVPGGPQALGVYNAIYSVPHGQGKRLVVSGTSYLQLVSFTDQGPEARGLLAFSQSSEAASVHASDQTKAFAAGQLAVIPFTEAQIKADPEYREVVISEGDKGAVVQQ from the coding sequence GTGTTTCCACTTTCCCGTCCCATGACTTGCGCTGGCCTGGCCGCCGCCCTGGTAGCCTTCAGCGTTGGCGCAGTGCCGGTGCAGTCCGCCGCAGCCGATACCAGTGCGCAGATTCGCCGAACCACTTACGGTGTGCCGCACATCGTGGCCAAGGACGAGCGCGGCCTGGGTTATGGCATCGGCTACGCCTACGCCCAGGACAACTTGTGCCTGCTGGCCAATGAAGTGCTGACCGTGAGTGGCGAGCGCTCACGCTACTTCGGTGCCAAGGGCAAGACCCTTGAGCAGCGTGACAACCTGGCCAGCGACGTATTCTTCACCTGGCTCAACACTCCGGCGGCAGTCGATGCGTTCTTGCAGGCGCAGCCGGCGCCGGTACGGGCGCTGCTGGCAGGTTATGCCAGCGGGTTCAACCGGGCGCTGGCCGAGCGCCGCAGCCAGGGGTTGCCCGCCGAATGTGGCACTGGCGAGTGGCTGCGGCCGATCAGCAGCGAGGACCTGGTCAGGCTGACCCGTCGGCTGCTCGCCGAAGGCGGTGTCGGGCAGTTCGTCGAAGCGCTGGCCGGGGCGCAACCGCCAACGCAGGCCAGCCAGCCGGCGCCGGCAGGGTTTGCCGCGGCGCTGGCCAGGCAGCAGCGTTTTGCCACGGAGCGCGGTAGCAATGCGGTGGCTGTCGGGGCCCGGCGTTCGGCCAATGGCCGCGGTCTGTTGCTGGCCAACCCGCACTTCCCGTGGATGGGCGGCATGCGTTTCTACCAGATGCAACTGACCATTCCCGGCCAGCTCGATGTCATGGGGGCGGCATTGCCGGGCCTGCCGGTGGTCAACATCGGCTTCAACCAGCATCTGGCCTGGACGCACACCGTCGATACGTCGAATCACTTCACCCTGTACCGCCTGCAACTCGACCCCAAGGACCCGACCCGCTACCTGCTCGATGGCAAGTCGCTGCCGTTGGCCCGGCAAACCGTCAGTGTTGCGGTAAAGGCCGAGGATGGCAGCCTGAGCCAGGTGCAGCGCCAGGTCTACAGCTCGCAATTCGGCCCGGTGGTGCAATGGCCGGGGCGCCTGGACTGGGATGCACATGCTGCCTACAGCCTGCGCGACGCCAACCTCGAGAACACCCGGGTGTTGCAGCAGTGGTACCAGATCAACCGTGCCGACAGCCTGGCTACGTTGAAAGGCTCGATCGAACAGCTGCAGGGTATTCCCTGGGTCAACACGCTGGCGGTAGACCCGGCAGGCAAGGCCTTGTACCTGAACCAGTCAGTGGTGCCTTATGTGGATCAGCAACTGCTGAGTGCGTGCAGCAACCCGCAGGCGCAGGGGCGCCTGGTGGTACTGGATGGCTCACGCAGCGCGTGCCAGTGGAAGGTCGATGCGCAGGCCGCACAGCCGGGGATTTTCCCTGCGCGGCTGCTGCCGAGCCTGGAACGCGAGGATTTCGTGCAGAACTCCAACGACCCGGCCTGGATGGCCAACCCGGCGCAGCCGCTGACCGGTTATTCGCCGCTGGTCAGCCGCAGTGACCAGCCGCTGGGCATGCGTGGCCGCTTTGCCCTGCAACGCCTGCAGGGTACGGCCCGCCTGGGCGCTGACGACCTGCAGCGCATGGTGACCGATGACGAGGTCTACCTGGCCAGCCTGCTGCTGCCTGACCTGCTGCAGTGGTGCAAGGGCGCCGAGGCGGATGTGCGGGCCGTATGCAGCAGCCTGGCGGCCTGGAATGGCAAGGCTGACCTGGACAGTGGCATTGGGCTGATACATTTCCAGAACCTGTACGATGCCCTGGCCGAGCACCCGCAAAGCTGGCGGGTGGCCTTTGACCCTGCCGATCCGCAGCACACCCCGCGCGGGTTGGCGGTCGAGCAGGCGGCCGTGCGCAAGCTGTTGCATCAGGCCGCATTGGCGTCGCTCGAGCAGGTGCGTGACAGCGGTATGGCAGGGGAGGTGCGTTGGGGGCAGGTGCAACAGGCGGGCGATGGTACGCCGGTGCCGGGTGGCCCGCAGGCGTTGGGCGTGTACAACGCGATCTACAGTGTGCCGCATGGGCAGGGCAAGCGGTTGGTGGTCAGTGGTACCAGCTACCTGCAACTGGTCAGTTTTACCGACCAGGGGCCAGAGGCCCGTGGGCTGCTGGCGTTTTCCCAGTCCAGTGAAGCGGCTTCGGTGCATGCCAGTGACCAGACCAAGGCGTTTGCAGCCGGGCAACTGGCGGTGATTCCATTTACCGAGGCGCAGATCAAGGCTGACCCGGAGTACCGGGAAGTGGTGATCAGTGAGGGGGACAAGGGGGCGGTGGTCCAGCAGTAG
- a CDS encoding Mor transcription activator family protein, with amino-acid sequence MQMPDLSHIDISQLPHSLQALIDCIGIDNAYQLTCAYGGRPKYIPKHRERTKLADVLPPEALDALIKRFAGVALEIPKADHFMRQLRNLQIQKESASGLSRSLLADKYGLSLRQIGNIRRQEPCAR; translated from the coding sequence ATGCAAATGCCAGACTTGAGCCACATCGATATCAGCCAACTGCCCCACTCGCTGCAGGCCCTGATCGACTGCATCGGCATCGACAACGCCTACCAGCTGACCTGCGCCTACGGCGGCAGGCCCAAGTACATCCCCAAGCACCGCGAGCGCACCAAGCTTGCCGACGTGCTGCCGCCCGAAGCGCTCGACGCGCTGATCAAGCGCTTTGCCGGTGTCGCCCTGGAAATCCCCAAGGCTGACCATTTCATGCGCCAGTTGCGCAACCTGCAGATCCAGAAGGAAAGCGCCAGCGGCCTGTCACGCAGCCTGCTCGCTGACAAGTACGGCCTGAGCCTGCGCCAGATTGGCAACATCCGCCGGCAAGAACCTTGCGCGCGCTGA
- a CDS encoding DUF2589 domain-containing protein — translation MSIDNSLIGSVINALPMDRMIAGPLQAMVQAQVTASKSYADFLMQVCVQDGKAVAIQFDYDETIVDEQGEYKGVVSKTMKVPLVAAITHPNISIEEGNVEFELVINQMSEDVSSKDMSAEASGSLGWGPFRLNVKGSVSHKSTQTRKTDTRARYAFNTTLKRQDPPEAMMRVIDFLTDAATKPTVVKTATLESQDLISQADTLKNPAADGASALAAATS, via the coding sequence ATGTCGATAGATAACAGCCTCATCGGTTCCGTAATCAATGCCTTGCCGATGGACCGCATGATCGCAGGCCCCCTGCAGGCCATGGTCCAGGCCCAGGTCACCGCCAGCAAATCCTACGCCGACTTCCTGATGCAGGTGTGCGTCCAGGACGGCAAGGCCGTGGCCATCCAGTTCGACTACGACGAAACCATCGTCGACGAACAAGGCGAGTACAAGGGCGTGGTCAGCAAGACCATGAAAGTGCCGCTGGTGGCAGCCATCACCCACCCGAACATCTCCATCGAAGAAGGCAACGTCGAGTTCGAGCTGGTCATCAACCAGATGTCGGAAGACGTTTCCAGCAAGGACATGAGCGCCGAGGCAAGCGGTTCGCTGGGTTGGGGGCCGTTCAGGCTCAACGTGAAAGGCAGCGTCAGCCACAAGTCCACGCAAACCCGCAAGACTGACACCCGCGCCCGCTACGCCTTCAACACGACCTTGAAGCGCCAAGACCCGCCTGAAGCGATGATGCGGGTGATCGACTTCCTGACCGACGCCGCGACAAAGCCGACCGTGGTCAAAACCGCCACACTGGAAAGCCAGGACTTGATTTCCCAGGCCGATACCTTGAAGAACCCTGCCGCCGACGGCGCTTCGGCCCTCGCCGCCGCCACCTCTTGA
- a CDS encoding DUF2589 domain-containing protein, which yields MDKSPAPMTSIDLREITRGLQEAASATNSLIAQQYINLFDQFFECDTEALGAPMKAKMVEVAMDGQHIMRVPLFALVSPKGLALERMQVDLSVRVKGTEAQQALLTAGENKAASFKVTIGGQSRQGDSRDPDEVQIRMQFQASEPPEALNRLIEEYTSLIIPVRAPIPPPSPDTNEFIEAATVR from the coding sequence TTGGATAAATCCCCCGCCCCCATGACTTCCATCGACCTGCGCGAAATCACCCGTGGCCTGCAGGAAGCCGCCAGTGCTACCAACAGCCTGATCGCGCAGCAGTACATCAACCTGTTCGACCAGTTCTTCGAATGCGACACCGAAGCGTTGGGCGCGCCCATGAAAGCCAAAATGGTCGAAGTGGCCATGGACGGCCAGCACATCATGCGCGTACCGCTGTTCGCGCTGGTGTCGCCAAAAGGCCTGGCCCTCGAGCGCATGCAGGTCGACCTTTCGGTAAGGGTCAAAGGCACCGAAGCACAGCAGGCACTGCTGACTGCAGGCGAAAACAAGGCGGCCAGCTTCAAGGTCACCATCGGCGGCCAAAGCCGTCAGGGCGACAGCCGTGACCCCGATGAAGTGCAGATCCGCATGCAGTTCCAGGCCAGCGAACCGCCGGAAGCCCTCAACCGGTTGATCGAGGAATACACCAGCCTGATCATCCCGGTACGCGCCCCCATCCCGCCGCCATCGCCCGATACCAATGAGTTCATCGAAGCGGCCACTGTCCGTTGA